The genomic DNA TTGCCTTTGGAACAAGATAAAGTTTTATAATCGCAAGTTATTGTAAGTCTGGCACTTaatattttctctttttattgCACAAAATATTGCCTCGAAAGCCTAGAGTAAAATAAGTTTTAACTTTAGGTGAGAGTTTATTAATTGTAAGGTTTGGAAGTAATATGATCTATAATAGTCCGTGGTATAGCTAGAAAAGgtaaatctatataataaaGAGTTGTTATAGCCAAAGATTAATAGCCACTAgataattatatatattcttctgCAAATGATATACTGAGGCTTATATAGACGagaaataaatagaaaaggagGTAAACTATAAGTTACACTAACGCAGAAATCAACAGAATAACTTGATATTAGGTACCCTCGTGGAACCATGTGCCCGCCGTCGCACCATCAACTTTCAGAACAGCCCATTATGCATGGTATATTCCCGTCGGGTTGTGCTTGTGCGATGAGATGTATCTTAAGGCTAGCTTCCTGCTGATTTCGGATAATCCAACATATACCATTCCACAAGAACTGTACCAGCTGGACATTGAAATTGTGTTCATTGTGTATTCATGTATGGCAGCTACTTAGTTTAGATGTACCCATCCaccatatttcttccatAGCGGATTATGATCAGTCCCTCCAAACCATTACACGTGCTCCCCTACCACGCCGAACTCCTTGCGTGACAGTCTTTCGCCGGGTGACGATGACTCACCGTCAGAATGACCGTACGAGTTCCATGACCACTGCGGCCCATGACTGCTGAACCGTGGACAGGTCAGTGAGGTCATCCGCTATCAACATATCGTTGCTGTTACAGTGTATCTCATTTGGGACAGCGCCACCATAAATGAACCTAAAGACAATATATTTCCGTCGTTTGGTCTCGTACCAGCCCGTCGAAGCGGGTTTGGATTTTATACACCTTGTATGCTTTGACTTCGCCAAACCATCAGCTTTTCGCCAGTGTACTTGCTGAAGGGAAAATCCACTTAGACAGTTCCCGTGTCATAAATTAAATTCTATGCTATCCGACGGTCGTTGGGATACAAAGGTGGCAGGGCCCTCTTTGGCAATCTCCCGTCATAATAAATAGCTTGACCGGACGATGTAGCGACTATCCCTCCGAAAGTCGGGTTCATCGTATTTTGTACCTGCCAAATTGAGCCGTTGCGCGTTGTACCATTCCAACCCGTGTAAAGCGGCGGCTGTGGCAGGCGGGCTGGATGAATAGGTGACGTAGGCTGGCCGAAGAAAGCTGCTAGCTCGTTGGCGGCTATCATGGGGAAATACTTCTTATGAAAGTCGAGCCGGTCGAATTCCACACATTTCTGATTTTGTGGCGTAAACTTTTGCATACAGCCACAGGGGGCTTGCGTGATTCGAATATCGACTGAATAGCAATGCTCAGCGCTTCAATCTCATAAGATATGTGACAGACTTACCTTTATCActgtgaagatgatgagccaTCACGCCAGCGCATTTCTCCTCGTGGAGAACGACATGATACGCTGCATGTGAGCCATGTAATTCCAGAAAAGATTCCGTTTCCCTGTCTTGCCACGATACACGCAAAGTACCTGGCATAGAGCCTGCTCGAACAAACACATCACGTGGCATCATGCGAAGCTTGCTTCTTACAAGTCGAATTTCTCTGTTGCGACGACTATGATTCATGACGGATGGTGAAACTCTGGACATTTCGCCCTGCACCATTGCGAAGAGCTCCTCGATGACATGGTCGCAGAAGAATGACCCACATGCTGTCAGCGCGTATTCCATGCCAGGTCGGCAAGGCGATTGATAATGCACTGCACCAGGATCCAGCCATCGATCGTGAATTTTCAAAGTCCGACAGCCCATGTCGAAGACCATGTCAATCTGGCTGTTGTCACTGTGAACAAATTGAATGTTTGTAGGGTAGCCGCAGAGAGCCATTGATGCCCATAGAGCCCTTTTAATCGTTACAGCGAACAGCGTTCTGTGGCATTTGCAAACGTTGGAATTCTGGAACATATCGATCTGCTCTTCGTAAGCGGTTCTGATTGGCGTAACGCCTCTTAGCAGATTCCACAGAGTGTCCGGTAATGCCGCCGGCTCTTTCCTCAGGCTCTTGGTTATGGATCCAACACTCTAGATGCGATCAGCGCCTTTAGAACTAAGAGCGTATTACCCCGGCTTCACTTACCTGACTGCCAGTCTTTTGACAGAAGTAGAATCTTTTATCGCCTGCCTCCCTCAGGAGATATTTCCAGATACGAAACCGCGTGGGATGATCCAGAAGCTGGTCAGCGAGCTCAACGTCTGGCGCGCGGGGAAAGTTCCGCAGTAGATTAACATAAATCGGGAGTACCAAGACCTCGTTTTCGCGGATAGCAGATTCCCAGATTCGTCGCACCAGATCTGCTTGTTCGTACCGACTAACTAATCGCTGCCTGTCACGGTTGACTCCGCCCTGGACGAAGTTGTAACTAAGCTCGAATGGCCGTGCCTCTAAAACAGAAGCTGGAAGTAGAAGACCTTTCAGAAAGGCTTTACCGCGAAACCTCGGATCAATAATCAAGTCACCTTGGTCAGTTTCGATGTTAGATTCAGGGTACGAGTAGCCACGGATATCGAGGGATACTGTCAGCCATTGCTTGAACTTCTCGAGGGATACACCCCCTCCCGTCCCTCCACTGTCCGGTCCGATCTCCACGCACACATCTCTCCAAGTACGGTACGTAAAGCAAGCCATGTCCTGAGCGGGATTGGGTTTACCGTCGGGCGTAGCCACACTAAGCGGACCTATATTGCAACAAAACCGAGATTTTGAAGGCCCTCCGTAAGCAAAGCTCCAATGAGAATTGCCGGTTTCGATGCTGACGCTATGGCCTTCTCGGCACATCACCATGGCGGCAAGTTTGAGTCCCTCTCCGTGGCATCCTGCAAACTGGAGTTGGCCCTTTTTCGAGGTGTGCCCTAGCTGTAGCGCATCGGTCCGAAGCTGAGCGCAGGCGTTCACGAGGATGACGCGCCCAGATTTCTTCTCGTACCGTATGAATCCCAATGCATTTGTGTTGGAGCCCATTTCCGGCACAGTGATTGATATGAAGTCCACGCTCTCCTGGTACCTCGCCTAAAATCTCTGAGATTCAGATTGAATGATTCGATGATCGCATCCTTCCTGTGCTGAGGTCAGTAGTCTATAGATAAGACAGAACACTTGACTGACCAATTCTGATACAGCTCTCTgaaggctgttgttgcatcCCAGTCTCCGACATAACTTGGTGAGACGTTGAGGAAAATCCGTGACTGTTCCCCCGGGCTCGAATTATCCTCGCCTTCTTTATCGCTAGGACGATCACGATCCCCTAGCCGACCACCTAGACACCCGTGGGCACTCGGAGAGTCGCCAAGTTCCACCTTGATATCAATTTCTTGATCCATATCTTATACACACGAGTGAAAAGGAGAGAGTCGACCTTTGTTGCTCTTGAGGACTTTGTAGAGCAGCACAGGGATGGGTGGCATGATGACTACGGAGGTGGCCCTCCAGGCGCCGGGGGCAGACTGCATACGTACAGGGGATACAGACGTGTCCGGTGCCATATGGTCAAACAGCTCCTGGCCCCGGATACTACAGTTGTTGTAGGAGACTCATACGGACGCCTCTCCGGTGGCAGCCTATACACCTCCGATTCGGCGGTTCGGCCTCATGAATACCACCGGATTTGGCAGCCGAAATCCGGTATTCACCATCTATAAATCAAGCGTTGCCTCAGCCCCTAGTAATATCACAAGCCTGAATCATTTTTAACATCTTGTACAAGTTGTAAGCGCCAAAATGTCTAAATCAGTTTTGATCACCGGCTGCAGCAAGGGAGGATTCGGGGAGGCCATGGCCAAAGTCTACCACGCCAAAGGATTCCAGGTCTTTGCAACGTTACGCAACTTAACTAAAGTCGGATCTCTGGCCGATTATGACGGTGTTCGGATCCTTGAACTGGACGTGACATCGGTCGAGTCGATCCACCAATGTGCACAGACTGTTGCGAAACATACGGGCGGGCGACTCGATGTCCTTGTCAATAACGCCGGTGTGAACGCGATAGTACCGCTGCTCGACGCCTCCCTCgacgaggccaagaaggtctaCGATACAAATGTGTGGAGTATTGTGGGCATGGTGCAGGCTTTCGCCCCTATGCTCATCCAGGCCAAAGGGGTCGTGTGCAATATCAGCTCTGTATCCGGCGAAATGGTTTTTGCATGGGCGGGTACGTTCGCCTagctctcttcttcataaGGGCAGTACTCCGAGTCTGACTTTGATGAATAGGTATATATAGTAGCTCGAGAAGCGCTGGCACAAGGATTTCCGAGACGTTGCGTCTGGAGATGGCACCTCTAGGTGTGCGGGTGGTCACCGTCATCCTCGGTGGTGTCCAGACCAGCGGCAACAACCCGGAGAATATCGCCGACCTGGAGCTGCCCCCAAGTTCGCATTATCGAAAGATCACATCAGTCATCGATCGTCAtaagaagacgatggtacATCCAAACAAACAGAATATCGAGATCGCAGCCAAGAACGTGGTGGATGATGTACTTCACGGTCATGGCATCTTCATTCGACGGGGCCAGGCTTCGATGCTTAGTTGGCTATGCAATACCTTTCTTCCCTACCGACTTTTTACATGGATGATCAACCGGGAGTCCGCTTTGGATGAAATTCGATGCTGAGGGGATCTTACACGATTCTGACGAGTCTTTTAAGTGAGGATATTTCGCTTGTGCTGTGATGTATCGTGAATGTTTCTATTTTTACTATATTTCTTGATTTCGTTTTGGACTTAGCAACTGCGTACGTATGAAAAAGGTTATGCAAGATTTAATCAAACGGATTTCGGGGGCCGAAGTCCGTTGCCGGCATGGGACGGAACTTGGAAGTCCGCTCAGGCCGTGTTTCTCCCCTCCGGACAGTcagcaaagaaaggtacTCTCGAAGATGTCATACAATTTGAGCTATCTCCTGAGACCTCTACTATAGCTTGTAATTTCTAATTGGCAATATGGAAGCACCGAACCCAATAACTGGAAATTCAAGCACCTATGGCCGTGCCTGCACAAATTGCTACAAGGCAAAGTGCCGATGTGTGCGTGCCGGGACTGGCAGTGACTGTGAAAGGTTGACCTGACTAGACCTGCATCTATTATAACATTCTGCTAACTGTCTCTTGCAGGTGTCTCCGTCTAAAGAGAAAGTGTCAACTATCTGTGTCAGTTCGCAGGCGTCGTGGTCTCATGGCGGAAGGGTTCGATATGCGGATTGCTCgactagaagaaaagatggagagtTTACTGGCTGCAATGGACACCTTTGTCAGTTCCTCTGGCTCACTTGTGGGCCTGGCGGATACTACTCGTTCCGGAGCTACGTCAATTAGTGCTTCAGTGAACATGACGAGTTCTGGTTTCAGTGAGAGACTGGCCCTGTCGAATACCACGGTATCAACGCACACAAATTCATCGCCTTGTTCCGATTCTTCTGCACCATCTCCGACGGCCTCACTGCCgaatcaagaagatggacGGTTGGAATATTTCCGAACCCAAATGCTGCCATATTTTCCATTCATCAACCTCACTCCGGAGATGACGACGCAGTATCTGCGCCAAAACAGGCCTTTCTTGTTACGAGCTGTTTACGCCGTCACGACTTTCTCGACCCAGGAGAAATTAGCTCAAGTAGAGGAGCTGAAGCACCTCCTCTTCACATCTGCATTGCTCAAGGTCGAGTCCAGCATTGACATGCTTCTAGGGTTACTGACGTATATTGCCTGGAGTACCGATACTTTCCTCGGCAGAGCGGATTTAGTGTCTCGCCTCATGATGCTCGCGACATCCCTAGTATATGATCTGCGGTTGTTCAGGCCGTCCCCACCCGATGTGCAAGTCATGATGGCTATCTCCCAGGGTCAAGATGAGGAAGCAAGACAAGGCCCCAACACTGAAACGCCGTTTAGTTTATCTGAAGGGCGGCGGGCAGTATTGGCATGTTTCGTACTGAGTTCCAAGTATGTATCAGGCCTACTTGATCTTCATTATTTTGCAACACTACATCCTTTAGGCCAATACCTAATATGTGACCCGCCCTAGTCTTTCGTCTCACCTGGGCCGTCAAGATGCTTTAAATTGGACGCCCAAAATGGAAGAGGCACTCCACATGCTAACACTCAATGGGACTTGCCCTACGGACAAGCTATTTGTCTTGCAAGTGCGCTTGCAGCTGTTGAAGCAAAAGGCGGAGAATGTCCGGCACGGCGGGGAGGTAGGATGCACTCACACAGAGACAGATCCGGCCACGGTCTCGCTTCCGCATTTATTGTATTTCAAGATGCTACGCAGGCAGGTGCAAGAGCTGAGGTCTTCATTCCGGACCGATCTTCACCAAACCGGTAAGGGATCTTTCTAGTAA from Aspergillus oryzae RIB40 DNA, chromosome 7 includes the following:
- a CDS encoding uncharacterized protein (predicted protein) produces the protein MALCGYPTNIQFVHSDNSQIDMVFDMGCRTLKIHDRWLDPGAVHYQSPCRPGMEYALTACGSFFCDHVIEELFAMVQGEMSRVSPSVMNHSRRNREIRLVRSKLRMMPRDVFVRAGSMPGTLRVSWQDRETESFLELHGSHAAYHVVLHEEKCAGVMAHHLHSDKVDIRITQAPCGCMQKFTPQNQKCVEFDRLDFHKKYFPMIAANELAAFFGQPTSPIHPARLPQPPLYTGWNGTTRNGSIWQVQNTMNPTFGGIVATSSGQAIYYDGRLPKRALPPLYPNDRRIA
- a CDS encoding uncharacterized protein (predicted protein) — its product is MGSNTNALGFIRYEKKSGRVILVNACAQLRTDALQLGHTSKKGQLQFAGCHGEGLKLAAMVMCREGHSVSIETGNSHWSFAYGGPSKSRFCCNIGPLSVATPDGKPNPAQDMACFTYRTWRDVCVEIGPDSGGTGGGVSLEKFKQWLTVSLDIRGYSYPESNIETDQGDLIIDPRFRGKAFLKGLLLPASVLEARPFELSYNFVQGGVNRDRQRLVSRYEQADLVRRIWESAIRENEVLVLPIYVNLLRNFPRAPDVELADQLLDHPTRFRIWKYLLREAGDKRFYFCQKTGSQVSEAGVIRS
- a CDS encoding SDR family oxidoreductase (1-Acyl dihydroxyacetone phosphate reductase and related dehydrogenases); the protein is MSKSVLITGCSKGGFGEAMAKVYHAKGFQVFATLRNLTKVGSLADYDGVRILELDVTSVESIHQCAQTVAKHTGGRLDVLVNNAGVNAIVPLLDASLDEAKKVYDTNVWSIVGMVQAFAPMLIQAKGVVCNISSVSGEMVFAWAGIYSSSRSAGTRISETLRLEMAPLGVRVVTVILGGVQTSGNNPENIADLELPPSSHYRKITSVIDRHKKTMVHPNKQNIEIAAKNVVDDVLHGHGIFIRRGQASMLSWLCNTFLPYRLFTWMINRESALDEIRC
- a CDS encoding uncharacterized protein (predicted protein) is translated as MRIARLEEKMESLLAAMDTFVSSSGSLVGLADTTRSGATSISASVNMTSSGFSERLALSNTTVSTHTNSSPCSDSSAPSPTASLPNQEDGRLEYFRTQMLPYFPFINLTPEMTTQYLRQNRPFLLRAVYAVTTFSTQEKLAQVEELKHLLFTSALLKVESSIDMLLGLLTYIAWSTDTFLGRADLVSRLMMLATSLVYDLRLFRPSPPDVQVMMAISQGQDEEARQGPNTETPFSLSEGRRAVLACFVLSSKYVSGLLDLHYFATLHPLGQYLICDPP